Proteins from one Desulfobulbaceae bacterium DB1 genomic window:
- a CDS encoding D-alanyl-D-alanine carboxypeptidase: MKRLALCFLLLILSAPVAMAARTPLNVLSADPYVSALVIDADSGKTLFEENADAPVYPASVLKLMDLYVILDRIEQGALKLDEMVQVTPEAAKIGGSQVYLDPKEQFSVEDLIYALMVQSANDAAVALAGHIAGSKEGFVALMNQKAQELGMKNSRFHSVHGLPPSDGQQPDVTTARDLAILCRELAKRPEALKYTGTRTKGFREDKFIMHNHNKLLTRVPGCDGFKTGYYEAAGFSIAATAEKGGVRIITLVMGSKDRKVRDAKAAELLGKGFSLVPPQAERAPSAPNPAVAQPQQTVAAPIDNSVPPAPAAPTGVETAAQPEAVIPPSAKESGSDWNKFFMGMGSGFLLLLVCLVGARVVRKKRPDTASSKHKKRD; the protein is encoded by the coding sequence ATGAAACGTCTTGCCCTTTGTTTCCTTCTCCTGATTTTGTCCGCGCCCGTTGCCATGGCGGCCCGCACTCCCTTGAATGTTCTTTCCGCGGATCCGTATGTTTCGGCCCTGGTGATTGATGCGGACAGTGGAAAAACACTGTTTGAGGAAAATGCCGATGCCCCGGTTTATCCGGCCAGTGTTCTCAAATTGATGGATCTCTATGTTATCCTCGATCGTATCGAGCAGGGGGCGCTGAAGCTGGACGAAATGGTGCAAGTGACTCCGGAAGCCGCCAAAATCGGCGGGTCTCAGGTCTATCTTGATCCCAAGGAACAATTTTCGGTGGAAGACCTCATCTACGCCTTGATGGTCCAGTCAGCCAATGACGCAGCGGTTGCCCTGGCCGGTCATATCGCCGGTTCCAAGGAAGGGTTTGTCGCCTTGATGAATCAGAAGGCGCAGGAATTGGGGATGAAAAATTCTCGTTTTCACTCCGTGCATGGCCTGCCGCCTTCCGATGGGCAACAACCCGATGTCACCACTGCCCGCGATCTCGCCATTCTCTGCCGTGAGCTGGCGAAACGGCCCGAAGCCTTGAAGTACACCGGCACCCGGACCAAGGGGTTTCGCGAAGATAAATTCATTATGCATAACCACAATAAACTGTTGACCCGGGTTCCCGGTTGTGATGGTTTCAAAACAGGTTATTACGAAGCGGCCGGATTTTCCATTGCCGCCACTGCCGAGAAAGGCGGGGTGCGGATTATTACACTGGTCATGGGCAGCAAAGATCGCAAGGTGCGCGATGCCAAGGCAGCGGAATTACTGGGCAAGGGTTTCAGTCTCGTCCCGCCGCAAGCGGAACGGGCCCCGTCAGCTCCAAATCCCGCCGTCGCGCAACCACAGCAGACCGTTGCCGCTCCCATCGACAATTCGGTGCCGCCTGCCCCTGCCGCACCGACAGGAGTTGAAACCGCTGCCCAGCCGGAAGCGGTGATTCCGCCTTCGGCAAAGGAAAGCGGCAGCGACTGGAACAAATTTTTTATGGGCATGGGAAGCGGTTTTCTGCTTTTGCTCGTTTGTTTGGTTGGCGCCCGGGTTGTGAGAAAAAAACGTCCTGATACCGCAAGTTCCAAACACAAAAAACGGGACTGA
- a CDS encoding transposase: MKPRKIYRIEAVRKLAAKSKRTVRKHLNADALIQLMREDFQKIPDHRAGNAKISLGDALMSALAMFQLKDPSLLAFDKRRREEPENLHTIWGIADIPCDSQMRDILDPLDLSSLRAPFRSAFRQLQRGKDFEKMAFLDGHYLLSGDGTGFYSSEKVSSDYCMGKKNNNGSILYYQQMFAAAFVHPDHREVIPVFPEMITRKDGAKKNDSERNAAGRFFEEFRREHPHLKVIVVEDGLSSNGPHIRDLTRLDLRYILGAKPGDHQFLFNRMDEAVELGKATEFQYTDPDEPEKIHYFRFINQAPLNQSNQDLLVNFLEYWQVDKHGKTTKFSWVTDLPITRENVVAIMRGGRARWKIENETFNTLKNQGYNLGHNYGLGEKNLSAVFAILMMLAFLLDQIQQMSCWLFQEAWAKAESKRYLWETVRGFFHNYRVDSMETILRSIAHGFERRELKEACAT, from the coding sequence ATGAAGCCGCGCAAAATTTACCGTATCGAAGCCGTCAGAAAACTGGCCGCCAAATCCAAAAGAACCGTGAGAAAACATCTTAATGCCGACGCCCTGATCCAACTGATGCGCGAGGATTTTCAGAAAATCCCCGACCATCGTGCCGGCAATGCAAAAATATCACTTGGTGATGCCTTGATGTCAGCTCTTGCCATGTTCCAGCTGAAAGATCCCTCTCTGCTTGCCTTTGACAAGCGGCGGCGCGAAGAGCCGGAAAATCTCCATACCATCTGGGGCATTGCCGATATTCCCTGCGACAGCCAGATGAGAGACATTCTCGACCCACTGGATCTCTCCTCGCTGCGTGCCCCTTTTCGCAGCGCGTTCCGGCAGCTGCAACGCGGCAAGGATTTTGAAAAGATGGCCTTTCTGGATGGCCATTACCTGCTCAGCGGTGACGGCACCGGCTTCTACTCCTCGGAGAAGGTGTCATCCGATTACTGCATGGGCAAGAAAAACAATAACGGCAGCATCCTGTATTACCAGCAGATGTTTGCCGCCGCCTTTGTGCACCCGGACCACAGGGAGGTCATTCCCGTCTTTCCGGAAATGATCACCAGAAAGGACGGAGCAAAGAAGAACGACAGCGAGCGAAATGCCGCTGGTCGATTCTTCGAAGAATTTCGCCGGGAGCATCCGCACCTGAAGGTGATCGTGGTGGAAGACGGGCTGAGCAGTAATGGCCCGCATATCCGGGACCTGACACGGCTTGATCTGCGTTACATTCTGGGCGCCAAACCGGGCGATCATCAGTTTCTCTTCAACCGCATGGACGAAGCGGTTGAGCTGGGCAAGGCGACGGAATTTCAATACACAGATCCGGATGAACCAGAAAAGATCCATTATTTCCGCTTCATCAATCAGGCACCGCTCAACCAGTCAAACCAGGATCTGCTGGTCAATTTCCTGGAATATTGGCAGGTTGATAAACATGGCAAAACCACCAAATTCAGCTGGGTAACCGATCTTCCCATCACCAGGGAAAATGTTGTTGCTATCATGCGTGGCGGCCGAGCCCGCTGGAAAATCGAAAATGAGACCTTTAATACCTTGAAAAACCAGGGTTATAATCTCGGTCACAACTATGGCCTTGGCGAAAAGAATCTCAGCGCTGTTTTCGCCATCCTGATGATGCTGGCCTTCCTGCTCGACCAGATTCAGCAGATGAGTTGCTGGCTCTTCCAGGAGGCATGGGCCAAGGCGGAATCAAAAAGATACCTGTGGGAGACTGTCCGCGGTTTTTTCCACAACTACCGGGTTGATTCCATGGAGACCATCCTGCGGTCCATAGCCCATGGATTCGAGCGGAGAGAATTGAAAGAGGCATGCGCAACGTAA